A stretch of Kazachstania africana CBS 2517 chromosome 7, complete genome DNA encodes these proteins:
- the PRP22 gene encoding DEAH-box ATP-dependent RNA helicase PRP22 (similar to Saccharomyces cerevisiae PRP22 (YER013W); ancestral locus Anc_7.163) has translation MNAEITKLIGTDDLTIIEFLKDIREKTRNLADFKGQVLSLEVGFDEDTINRLYDLLSGDHDSPFNILDFLKNVLQITNSEDVKIISDFIIDLLSTTTSWNDFRDKMVGIDSGIPEAALLELYSQMKGDIKTEETVAEVIVKMEENEAHGLSLPNENIEWSKLDDPSDVLPKLPMRQLDHSPQMNKVYKGRIKRVMTFGCFVEIFGTELKKCDGLMHISEMSKRRISDPYDIVVEDQDVYVKVIKLHPNGKISLSMKNVDQITGKDNNLEIMSEINGRQGRQKQANSKLIRNRRLTSPERWEIRQLISSGAASIEDYPELTEETEQKKDNVDNNETENLDVELNKDDAPRFLGGEMNELSDQYEAQKVSKVPKGSMNRSAMYGSNLLREHRENKMKKRKDIENEIRKKRNLEDPTVNKDKSREEIEFLKTQLVVTAWERKRMKEKVSFGKRTNLPMMEQRRSLPIYQMRSELVKAVKENQFLVIVGETGSGKTTQITQYLDEEGLSGKGIIGCTQPRRVAAVSVAKRVADEMGVKVGSDVGYTIRFEDQTSPKTRIKYMTDGMLQREALLDPMMSKYSVIMLDEAHERTIATDVLFALLKEAGKKRPDLKVIITSATLDSAKFSKYFLDCPIINIPGKTFPVEVMYSTTPTMDYIEAALDCVMNIHINNDPGDILVFLTGQEEIDSCCEILFERVKTLGDTIGNLLILPIYSALPSEIQSKIFEPTPKDTRKVVLATNIAETSVTIDGIYYVVDPGFSKVNSYNSRAGMEQLVVTSISQAQANQRKGRAGRTGPGKCYRLYTESAFYNEMSRNSVPEIQRQNLSHTILMLKAMGINDLINFEFMDPPPKSLMVSALNDLYNLEALDNDGYLTKLGQRMSQFPMDPTLAKTLVASVSNECSEEITIIVSMLSVQNVFYRPKGKQQEADLKKVNFHHPYGDHLTLLNVFKAWERNNYSERFCELNFLHYRHLKKANDVRKQISQLLQKFGLPVTSCHGDPDVIRKTLVSGFFMNASKRDSQVGYRTIRGNNVVGIHPSSSLHGKEFEYVIYHSLVLTAKEYMSQVTSIEPGWLIEMAPHFYKEIGSDSQSRKRLKIQPLYNKFSKDQNSWRLSSIRQTREKALGVKR, from the coding sequence ATGAATGCTGAAATTACTAAGCTTATTGGAACAGATGATTTGactattattgaatttttgaaagatatcaGAGAAAAGACGAGAAATTTAGCTGATTTCAAGGGCCAAGTATTGAGTCTCGAGGTTGGCTTTGACGAGGACACTATAAACAGATTATATGATCTTTTATCAGGCGATCATGATAGTCCATTCAATATACTAGATTTTTTAAAGAATGTTTTGCAGATTACCAATAGTGAGGATGTCAAAATTATAAgtgattttattattgacCTCTTGAGCACCACAACATCTTGGAATGATTTCAGGGACAAGATGGTTGGGATAGATAGTGGAATCCCCGAAGCAGCTTTATTAGAGCTTTATTCCCAAATGAAAGGTGATATAAAAACGGAGGAGACAGTGGCTGAGGTAATAGTAAAAATGGAAGAGAATGAGGCCCATGGTCTATCACTGCcgaatgaaaatattgaatggAGTAAGCTGGATGACCCGAGTGATGTTCTACCGAAGCTTCCAATGAGGCAGCTGGATCACTCTCCTCAAATGAATAAAGTGTATAAAGGAAGAATAAAAAGAGTGATGACATTTGGTTGTTTCGTAGAAATCTTTGGAACAGAACTGAAAAAATGCGATGGTTTAATGCATATTTCGGAGATgtcaaaaagaagaataagTGATCCATACGATATTGTTGTTGAGGATCAGGATGTTTATGTGAAAGTTATAAAACTACACCCTAACGGCAAAATTTCACTAAGTATGAAAAATGTCGATCAAATAACGGGTAAAGATAATAACCTTGAAATAATGTCTGAAATAAATGGTAGGCAAGGTCGACAGAAACAGGCTAATTCAAAACTCATAAGGAATAGAAGATTAACGTCACCAGAAAGATGGGAAATCAGACAGTTAATATCAAGCGGAGCTGCTTCCATTGAGGACTATCCAGAGTTAACAGAAGAAACAgaacaaaagaaagataatGTGGATAATAATGAGACGGAGAATTTAGATGTAGAGCTAAATAAGGATGATGCACCAAGGTTTTTGGGAGGCGAAATGAACGAACTCTCTGACCAATATGAGGCTCAAAAGGTTTCTAAAGTTCCAAAAGGCTCCATGAATAGATCTGCTATGTATGGCTCGAACTTACTAAGGGAGCAcagagaaaataaaatgaaaaagaggAAAGATATAGAGAATGAGATCAGGAAAAAGAGAAATCTTGAAGATCCCACAGTCAATAAGGATAAGAGcagagaagaaattgaattcttaaAAACTCAGCTAGTGGTTACTGCGTGGGAGAGAAAAAGGATGAAGGAAAAAGTATCATTTGGCAAAAGGACCAATTTACCCATGATGGAGCAGAGGAGATCCCTGccaatttatcaaatgaGATCTGAATTAGTCAAAGCTGTGAAAGAAAACCAATTTCTTGTTATTGTTGGTGAAACGGGCTCTGGTAAGACGACTCAAATAACACAATATTTAGACGAAGAAGGATTAAGCGGCAAGGGTATTATTGGTTGTACACAACCGCGAAGGGTTGCCGCCGTATCTGTTGCAAAAAGAGTCGCTGATGAGATGGGTGTCAAAGTTGGTAGCGACGTAGGTTATACTATTCGTTTTGAGGATCAAACTTCACCAAAAACAAGAATAAAGTATATGACAGATGGTATGTTACAGAGGGAGGCATTATTGGATCCTATGATGTCGAAATACTCTGTAATTATGTTGGATGAGGCACACGAACGTACAATTGCTACGGATGTTCTTTTCGCTCTCTTAAAAGAAGCAGGAAAGAAGAGACCTGATCTGAAAGTCATTATAACCTCCGCTACACTCGATTctgcaaaattttctaagTATTTTTTAGACTGCCCTATCATTAATATACCAGGTAAGACATTTCCCGTTGAAGTGATGTACTCAACAACTCCAACTATGGATTATATTGAAGCAGCATTAGATTGCGTTATGAATATTCATATTAATAATGATCCTGGTGATATACTGGTGTTTTTAACAGGTCAAGAAGAGATCGATTCATGTTGCGAGATCTTGTTTGAAAGGGTTAAAACATTGGGCGATACAATTGGCAACCTACTGATATTACCTATCTATTCCGCATTACCAAGTGAGattcaatcaaaaatttttgagcCCACCCCAAAGGATACTCGGAAAGTAGTGTTAGCTACAAATATTGCCGAAACATCCGTTACAATTGATGGAATATACTATGTTGTAGATCCTGGATTTTCCAAGGTGAATAGTTACAATTCGAGAGCAGGAATGGAGCAATTAGTCGTTACATCAATATCTCAAGCACAAGCAAACCAGAGAAAAGGTAGAGCAGGTAGAACTGGCCCCGGAAAGTGCTATAGGCTTTACACTGAATCTGCATTCTATAACGAAATGTCACGAAATAGTGTACCTGAGATCCAGAGGCAGAATTTATCCCACACGATTTTAATGTTAAAAGCTATGGGCATAAATGacttgataaattttgaatttatgGATCCACCTCCGAAGTCCCTGATGGTATCTGCATTAAATGATCTCTACAATTTGGAGGCCTTAGATAATGATGGATATTTAACGAAGCTAGGCCAAAGAATGTCTCAATTTCCTATGGATCCCACATTGGCGAAAACATTAGTAGCATCGGTTTCGAACGAATGTTCAGAGGAGATTACGATAATAGTATCAATGTTGTCAGTTCAAAACGTGTTTTACAGACCAAAAGGCAAGCAACAGGAAGcagatttgaagaaggtaaattttcatcatccGTATGGCGACCATTTAACGCTCCTAAATGTATTCAAGGCTTGGGAACGAAACAATTACTCTGAAAGGTTCTgtgaattgaattttttacaCTATAGACATTTAAAAAAGGCAAATGATGTAAGAAAACAAATAAGTCAATTATTGCAGAAATTCGGGTTACCTGTTACAAGCTGCCACGGAGACCCTGATGtaataagaaaaacatTAGTAAGTGGTTTCTTCATGAATGCATCGAAAAGAGACTCACAAGTTGGCTATAGGACCATAAGAGGAAATAATGTTGTTGGTATTCATCCTTCAAGCTCATTGCACGGTAAAGAATTCGAATATGTGATATATCACAGTTTGGTACTTACTGCGAAGGAATATATGTCACAAGTGACTTCTATTGAACCGGGCTGGTTAATAGAGATGGCACCACATTTCTATAAGGAGATTGGTTCAGATAGTCAATCACGCAAGAGACTCAAGATTCAACCTCTttacaataaattttcgAAAGATCAAAATTCATGGAGGTTGAGTTCAATAAGACaaacaagagaaaaagCGCTTGGTGTCAAAAGATAA